Proteins from a genomic interval of Arthrobacter sp. CAN_C5:
- a CDS encoding MFS transporter produces MNFALYRELLRIVPVRRLLIVGMIARFPHSAAGVLLTLHVVQTLDRGYAEAGAVAALLTIGIAVGAPWRGRRVDSAGLRKALIPSVIAEAVIWSVAPQLSYEWLLLAALVGGLFTLPAFSVVRQSLGVMVTGEKRRTAFTLDAIGTEMIFMVGPALGVILATQVSTVLGLTLVGLATAGAGLFLMWFNPPTRTEQLGASAAAPTEAEDEAAAVGALVAAAPAHVTEASAELHPGRRTAAGPAALKDRMAGSFGWLSVAVAVVLVVAAGAGLVLAGTEVGIVAALEETGREGELGLVFAAWCAASVVGGLVYGALRRPVSPLVLLLLMGLFTIPMGFAENTLALCLLSILPGFLCAPVLSAASERVADLVVEERRGEAMGWYGSALTSGVALGAPLAGITIDTVGPSAAFTTVGSVAVTICVLGLGAQQVRRRRAA; encoded by the coding sequence GTGAACTTTGCCCTCTACCGGGAGCTCCTTCGCATCGTCCCGGTGCGGCGCCTGCTCATCGTGGGGATGATCGCCCGGTTCCCGCATTCAGCGGCGGGCGTCCTGCTGACCCTGCACGTGGTGCAGACCCTCGATCGCGGCTACGCCGAGGCTGGCGCCGTCGCCGCCTTGCTGACGATTGGGATCGCCGTTGGTGCGCCCTGGCGGGGCCGCCGGGTCGACAGTGCGGGGCTCCGAAAGGCCCTGATCCCCTCGGTCATCGCCGAGGCGGTGATCTGGTCGGTTGCTCCCCAACTGTCTTACGAATGGCTGCTCCTCGCCGCACTGGTTGGCGGCCTGTTCACCCTGCCCGCGTTCTCGGTGGTCAGGCAGTCCCTCGGCGTCATGGTCACCGGCGAGAAGCGGCGTACCGCGTTCACCCTCGACGCCATCGGCACCGAAATGATCTTCATGGTGGGCCCGGCGCTGGGCGTGATCCTGGCAACCCAGGTCTCCACGGTGCTGGGACTTACCCTCGTGGGACTGGCCACCGCCGGGGCCGGCCTGTTCCTGATGTGGTTCAACCCGCCGACCCGTACCGAGCAGCTTGGCGCCTCCGCGGCCGCGCCTACCGAGGCCGAAGACGAGGCTGCCGCCGTCGGGGCGCTGGTCGCTGCGGCCCCGGCCCATGTCACTGAGGCGTCGGCTGAACTTCATCCGGGTAGACGTACCGCCGCCGGGCCAGCGGCTTTGAAGGACCGGATGGCCGGGAGCTTCGGCTGGCTCTCAGTTGCCGTTGCGGTGGTCCTGGTGGTCGCCGCCGGAGCAGGACTGGTGTTGGCCGGGACCGAGGTCGGGATTGTGGCAGCGCTCGAGGAAACCGGGCGAGAGGGCGAACTCGGGCTGGTCTTCGCCGCCTGGTGCGCAGCATCGGTGGTCGGTGGGCTGGTCTACGGAGCGCTGCGCCGGCCAGTGTCACCCCTGGTGCTGTTGCTGCTCATGGGGCTGTTCACCATTCCGATGGGGTTCGCAGAAAACACCCTGGCACTGTGTCTCCTGTCGATCCTGCCCGGTTTCCTGTGCGCACCGGTGCTATCCGCCGCATCGGAACGGGTGGCAGACCTGGTGGTCGAGGAACGCCGTGGGGAGGCGATGGGCTGGTACGGCTCGGCGCTCACCTCAGGTGTGGCGCTCGGGGCGCCGCTGGCGGGTATCACCATTGACACGGTGGGACCCTCCGCCGCGTTCACCACCGTGGGGTCAGTCGCGGTCACCATCTGTGTCCTCGGCCTCGGCGCCCAGCAGGTACGACGCCGACGTGCGGCGTGA
- a CDS encoding SseB family protein: protein MSERHLPAHIAAALAGNTADSAGQAWEGRDLSGDGNPLHNFDDDDGAAPPAYTAAVNRLLTGDGDEAAVLAALAGVRVFVPVVAQLVAGGDPAHGGDKEADMALVTLKAPDGRSALPVFSSTAALTAWHPEARPVAVYAPRAALSAVADNSELLVIDPGAHFTFVVRRPALWALAQQIPWEPAYRDPRIAELVALATGEEPAILRAAVGPGSGVRARAADGTLASGGGPGPEVRLQITLRDGLAEDAVRTVVQRLQDNLRGNTEFVERVDSLEVVLTR from the coding sequence GTGAGCGAACGGCACCTCCCGGCGCACATTGCCGCCGCCCTTGCCGGCAATACCGCCGACTCGGCCGGGCAGGCCTGGGAAGGCCGTGACCTGAGTGGCGACGGCAACCCGCTGCACAACTTCGACGACGACGACGGCGCCGCCCCACCCGCCTACACCGCGGCAGTCAACCGGCTGTTGACCGGAGACGGTGATGAGGCGGCGGTGCTCGCTGCGCTGGCCGGAGTCCGTGTCTTCGTGCCAGTGGTCGCCCAACTGGTGGCTGGGGGAGACCCCGCACATGGTGGGGACAAGGAAGCCGACATGGCCCTGGTGACCCTGAAGGCACCTGATGGCCGAAGTGCCCTGCCGGTGTTCAGCTCCACCGCAGCGCTCACCGCATGGCACCCGGAGGCCAGGCCGGTGGCGGTCTATGCCCCCCGCGCGGCACTCTCGGCGGTGGCTGACAACTCGGAACTGCTGGTCATTGATCCCGGAGCGCATTTCACCTTCGTGGTCCGCCGGCCGGCCCTCTGGGCACTGGCCCAACAGATTCCCTGGGAGCCCGCCTACAGGGATCCGCGGATTGCCGAACTGGTGGCCCTGGCTACCGGCGAGGAACCGGCCATCCTGCGGGCGGCCGTGGGCCCTGGCAGCGGGGTTCGGGCCCGGGCGGCAGACGGTACACTGGCATCCGGCGGCGGCCCGGGGCCAGAGGTGCGACTCCAGATCACCCTTCGTGACGGACTGGCCGAAGACGCCGTCCGCACAGTGGTCCAGCGGCTTCAGGACAACCTGCGCGGCAATACAGAATTTGTGGAACGGGTCGACTCACTTGAGGTGGTGCTGACCCGCTGA
- the priA gene encoding bifunctional 1-(5-phosphoribosyl)-5-((5-phosphoribosylamino)methylideneamino)imidazole-4-carboxamide isomerase/phosphoribosylanthranilate isomerase PriA gives MSPFTESPILELLPAVDVVDGQAVRLVQGEAGSETGYGDALEAALAWQHDGAEWVHLVDLDAAFGRGSNRDLLGRVVDQLDIKVELSGGIRDDASLDAALELGAHRVNLGTAALEDPEWTASAIARYGDKIAVGLDVRGTTLAARGWTQEGGDLWEVLQRLEDAGCSRYVVTDVTKDGTLRGPNLELLQQVLERTSRPVVASGGISSLEDLAALRQLVPQGLEGAIVGKALYAGAFTLPQALDIAGHPAPRV, from the coding sequence ATGAGCCCCTTTACCGAATCACCCATTCTTGAACTGCTGCCAGCTGTTGACGTCGTCGATGGTCAGGCAGTCCGCCTGGTCCAGGGCGAGGCGGGCAGTGAAACTGGCTACGGCGACGCCCTCGAAGCAGCCCTCGCCTGGCAGCACGATGGTGCCGAGTGGGTCCACCTGGTGGACCTGGATGCCGCGTTTGGCCGGGGATCCAACCGGGACCTGCTGGGCCGCGTGGTCGACCAGCTCGACATCAAAGTCGAGCTCTCCGGCGGCATTCGCGACGACGCCAGCCTTGACGCGGCACTTGAGCTCGGTGCGCACCGGGTGAACCTTGGCACTGCGGCGCTTGAAGATCCCGAATGGACCGCTTCCGCCATCGCCCGCTACGGCGACAAGATTGCCGTCGGCCTGGACGTGCGCGGCACCACCCTCGCAGCCCGCGGCTGGACCCAGGAGGGCGGGGATCTATGGGAAGTTCTGCAGCGCCTCGAAGACGCCGGCTGCTCCCGGTATGTCGTCACCGATGTGACCAAGGACGGCACGCTCCGCGGACCGAACCTCGAACTCCTTCAGCAGGTACTGGAACGCACCTCGCGGCCGGTCGTGGCGTCCGGTGGCATCTCCAGCCTGGAAGACCTCGCGGCGCTGCGCCAGCTGGTCCCGCAGGGGCTGGAAGGGGCGATTGTCGGGAAGGCGCTGTATGCGGGGGCTTTCACCCTGCCCCAGGCGCTAGACATCGCCGGCCACCCGGCGCCGCGCGTGTGA
- the hisH gene encoding imidazole glycerol phosphate synthase subunit HisH — translation MSAPRVTVLDYGSGNIRSAVRALEHVGADVTLSAKPDDVLNADGLVVPGVGAFATVMKGLKDVDALRMIGRRVAGGRPVLGICVGLQILFDEGVEHGVRSAGMGEWPGTVERLQADVVPHMGWNTVKAPVGSRLFEGIDNERFYFVHSYGVQQWKFDVTQPAMKPPLVTWADHGGPFIAAVENGPLSATQFHPEKSGDAGAALLSNWTAGLR, via the coding sequence ATGAGTGCCCCACGTGTCACCGTCCTGGACTACGGTTCCGGGAACATCCGATCGGCGGTCCGTGCCCTTGAGCACGTCGGGGCCGACGTCACGCTCAGCGCCAAGCCCGACGACGTGCTCAACGCCGACGGACTGGTCGTGCCCGGCGTCGGGGCCTTCGCGACGGTGATGAAGGGGCTCAAGGACGTCGATGCCCTCCGGATGATCGGTCGACGGGTCGCCGGCGGTCGCCCGGTCCTGGGGATCTGCGTCGGACTGCAGATCCTCTTCGACGAGGGCGTCGAACACGGTGTCCGCTCCGCAGGCATGGGTGAATGGCCTGGAACCGTCGAGCGGCTCCAGGCCGACGTCGTCCCCCACATGGGCTGGAATACCGTCAAGGCACCTGTCGGGTCCCGCCTCTTTGAGGGGATCGACAACGAACGGTTCTATTTCGTGCACTCCTATGGGGTGCAGCAGTGGAAGTTTGACGTCACCCAGCCGGCCATGAAGCCGCCGCTGGTGACCTGGGCAGACCATGGTGGACCGTTCATTGCGGCCGTCGAAAACGGTCCGCTGAGCGCCACCCAGTTCCACCCCGAAAAGTCGGGTGACGCTGGGGCGGCCCTGCTGTCGAACTGGACAGCAGGGCTCCGTTAG
- the hisB gene encoding imidazoleglycerol-phosphate dehydratase HisB produces MSVETTVGRTASRERATSESSVFVQVDLDGTGRAEISTSVPFYDHMLTALAKHSLIDLTVRATGDTHIDVHHTVEDVAITLGEVLREALGSKAGIRRFGEATVPLDEALANAVVDISGRPYLVHTGEPAGQEYHLIGGHFTGSLTRHVFEAITLHAQICLHMTVLGGRDPHHIVEAQFKAFARALRAAVEPDPRVEGIPSTKGAL; encoded by the coding sequence ATGAGCGTGGAAACCACCGTCGGACGCACTGCGAGCCGGGAGCGGGCCACCAGCGAATCATCGGTCTTCGTCCAGGTGGATCTGGACGGCACAGGCCGAGCGGAGATCAGCACCTCGGTGCCGTTCTACGACCACATGCTGACAGCCCTGGCGAAGCACTCCCTGATCGACCTGACGGTCCGTGCCACTGGCGATACCCACATTGACGTCCACCACACCGTCGAGGACGTAGCCATCACCCTCGGCGAAGTGCTCCGGGAGGCCCTGGGCAGCAAGGCCGGGATCCGCCGGTTCGGCGAAGCGACGGTTCCCCTTGATGAGGCGCTGGCCAACGCGGTCGTCGACATCTCAGGCAGGCCCTATCTGGTGCACACCGGCGAACCCGCAGGCCAGGAGTACCACCTGATCGGTGGACACTTCACCGGCTCGCTGACCCGCCACGTCTTCGAGGCCATCACCCTGCACGCCCAGATCTGCTTGCACATGACCGTCCTTGGCGGGAGGGACCCGCACCACATCGTTGAGGCCCAGTTCAAGGCATTTGCCCGCGCCCTCAGGGCTGCGGTGGAGCCTGACCCACGGGTGGAGGGCATTCCGTCTACCAAGGGGGCGCTATGA
- a CDS encoding histidinol-phosphate transaminase, with amino-acid sequence MSEQFERLSRLPLRDDLRGKHPYGAPQLDVPILLNVNENTYGVPDEVREAIIAAISHEVGGLNRYPDREFTELRTNLARYLGHGLTPDNLWAANGSNEVLQHLLQAFGGPGRSAIGFPPTYSMYPLLASSTGTRYIAGEGNGQFDLSAGDAARQVQQSGANIVFLCSPNNPTGSALGLDVVEAVYEASEDAQAIVIVDEAYAEFAHTGTVSALTLLEGRERLVVSRTMSKAFAMAGTRLGYLASAPEVTDALRLVRLPYHLSAVTQATANAALTHSGKLLANVENIKAQRDRIVESLRGLGLSPVPSDANFVLFGGLEDPQRIWQGLLDAGVLIRDVGIPGHLRVTAGTETETTVFLDTLGSLLGRTVS; translated from the coding sequence GTGAGCGAACAGTTTGAGCGGTTGAGCCGATTGCCCCTACGCGACGATCTCCGGGGGAAGCACCCTTACGGTGCCCCCCAGCTGGACGTCCCGATCCTCCTGAATGTCAACGAGAACACCTACGGGGTCCCGGACGAGGTGCGGGAGGCAATCATCGCTGCGATCAGCCATGAGGTCGGCGGCCTGAACCGGTACCCGGACCGGGAGTTCACCGAGCTCCGCACCAACCTGGCCCGGTACCTGGGCCACGGGCTGACTCCGGACAACCTCTGGGCGGCGAACGGGTCCAATGAGGTGCTGCAGCACCTTCTGCAGGCTTTCGGGGGGCCGGGTCGGTCCGCGATTGGCTTCCCGCCGACCTACTCCATGTATCCGCTCCTTGCCAGCAGCACCGGCACCCGGTACATCGCCGGGGAAGGAAACGGGCAGTTTGATCTCAGTGCCGGCGATGCTGCCCGCCAGGTACAGCAGTCCGGGGCAAACATCGTTTTCCTTTGCTCGCCCAACAATCCCACCGGTTCCGCCCTTGGGCTGGACGTCGTGGAAGCCGTTTATGAGGCCAGCGAGGACGCCCAGGCGATCGTGATCGTCGATGAAGCCTACGCAGAGTTTGCCCACACCGGCACGGTCAGCGCCCTGACCCTACTGGAGGGCCGCGAGCGCCTCGTGGTGTCCCGCACCATGAGCAAGGCCTTTGCCATGGCCGGAACCCGTCTCGGTTATCTGGCGTCCGCACCCGAGGTTACTGATGCGCTGCGGCTGGTCCGCCTGCCATATCACCTCTCGGCAGTGACGCAGGCGACCGCCAACGCCGCCCTGACCCACTCCGGGAAGCTGCTTGCCAATGTGGAAAACATCAAGGCGCAGCGGGACCGGATCGTCGAGAGCCTGCGGGGTCTGGGACTGTCACCGGTCCCGTCGGACGCCAACTTCGTCCTCTTCGGAGGTCTTGAGGATCCACAACGTATCTGGCAGGGCCTGCTCGACGCGGGCGTCCTGATCCGTGACGTTGGCATCCCCGGCCATCTGAGGGTCACGGCCGGTACCGAGACCGAAACCACAGTGTTCCTTGACACTCTGGGATCGTTGCTGGGCAGGACCGTCTCCTAG